A region from the Methanofollis liminatans DSM 4140 genome encodes:
- the flaJ gene encoding archaellar assembly protein FlaJ, translating to MFESLKDRVVGANGGEIPFEDQIDGIRKKIETLSDNKKMEGDLVFMTTYMASAMTANVSRPELFEYTARRHEYISTKYIRRVVDFVNQWHYSYSEGLTMVGERVENPMLRNMFNRFANAIDSGVPDSEFLAMELNTARSMYRNTFEQGFEMLKKWGDAYIALLFSSMLVAIIIMISVAIYAPSGIDSALNTSYALVLLTAGFGVGLMYKAVPVDEKTLDSSMNSWCSREQAMIRRLQTPVLAITAVAALLLLLMGVNTGMVFLLIGLLFAPIGIIAYVDNHNVVMRDEDFPAFIRGVGSIMEGKGTTVVEAIREIDRKSLVTLEPVINSVYTKLNLGLDEALVWEKFIGDCGTNLIAKYMNIFRDSVALGGAPGVIGKIVGSSMLSQVLLRRKRDMVAMGFIVLLIPMHIAMVGIFLTLYEVLHTMSEAIESVMSTLGESGAALSGSGSVAGSMTGSMNLFVNFPEEQMVPYVMTICLMITVANIFAGKIVMGGDRYMYFFLSAVLFTLTGLLVLIVPPLISSFFQIPQFGAV from the coding sequence ATGTTCGAGTCGTTGAAGGACAGGGTGGTCGGGGCGAACGGGGGTGAAATACCCTTTGAGGACCAGATCGACGGGATCAGAAAAAAAATCGAGACGCTCTCGGATAACAAAAAAATGGAGGGCGACCTCGTCTTCATGACCACCTACATGGCCTCGGCGATGACCGCCAACGTCTCGCGGCCAGAGCTCTTCGAATACACCGCCCGCAGGCACGAGTACATCTCGACCAAATATATCCGCCGGGTCGTCGATTTCGTCAACCAGTGGCACTACAGTTACTCTGAAGGGCTCACTATGGTGGGCGAGCGCGTTGAAAACCCGATGCTCAGGAATATGTTCAACCGTTTCGCCAATGCGATCGACTCCGGCGTCCCTGACAGCGAGTTCCTGGCAATGGAGTTGAACACCGCCAGGAGCATGTACCGCAACACCTTCGAGCAGGGCTTTGAGATGCTGAAGAAGTGGGGCGACGCCTATATCGCCCTGCTCTTCTCCTCCATGCTGGTGGCGATCATCATCATGATCTCGGTCGCCATCTATGCGCCCAGCGGGATCGACTCCGCACTGAACACCTCGTATGCGCTTGTCCTCCTGACGGCCGGTTTCGGCGTCGGCCTGATGTATAAGGCCGTCCCGGTCGACGAGAAGACCCTCGACAGCTCGATGAACAGCTGGTGTTCGCGGGAGCAGGCGATGATCCGCCGCCTCCAGACACCGGTGCTTGCGATCACCGCCGTGGCCGCTCTTCTCCTCCTCCTCATGGGCGTGAACACCGGCATGGTCTTTCTCCTGATCGGCCTCCTCTTCGCTCCCATCGGGATCATCGCCTACGTGGACAACCACAATGTCGTCATGCGAGACGAGGACTTTCCCGCCTTTATCCGGGGCGTCGGCTCGATCATGGAGGGGAAGGGCACGACGGTGGTCGAGGCGATCCGGGAGATCGACCGCAAATCGCTTGTCACCCTTGAACCCGTGATCAACTCGGTCTATACGAAGTTGAACCTCGGCCTCGATGAAGCGCTGGTCTGGGAAAAGTTCATCGGAGACTGCGGGACAAACCTGATCGCGAAGTACATGAACATCTTTCGGGACTCGGTCGCCCTTGGCGGGGCTCCCGGCGTCATCGGAAAGATCGTCGGGTCCTCCATGCTCTCGCAGGTGCTCCTGCGCAGAAAGAGGGACATGGTGGCGATGGGCTTTATCGTCCTCCTGATCCCGATGCACATCGCGATGGTCGGCATCTTCCTGACGCTCTATGAGGTGCTGCACACGATGTCCGAGGCGATCGAGAGCGTGATGTCGACCCTCGGGGAGAGCGGGGCGGCGCTGAGCGGGTCCGGGTCGGTTGCGGGATCGATGACCGGGTCGATGAACCTCTTCGTCAACTTTCCTGAAGAGCAGATGGTCCCCTATGTGATGACCATCTGCCTGATGATCACGGTGGCGAACATCTTCGCCGGCAAGATCGTGATGGGCGGCGACCGCTACATGTACTTCTTCCTCTCGGCCGTCCTATTTACCCTCACGGGGCTGCTGGTGTTGATCGTCCCGCCGCTCATCAGCAGCTTCTTCCAGATCCCCCAGTTCGGAGCGGTGTAA
- a CDS encoding CheF family chemotaxis protein translates to MASVPVKIEDGDRWAVAKVSIEKDGLKASGDVTLDIPYRSIIDLEAKGNILIITTKEREDQPYRLASVEKVLNVLKRQILLSCSAYRLSTFFMSPAIKGGVLVQNAVWEKGGIAVLKSGIWFFSQDHQICVPLSDVAAIELTTREVQGKDLDVVKIDHIEDTDVVTSFVLCPLTTLQVLYNFLKESTKSMDMDGAELDPKSAQVAMLVYSGMDTAAIENMLAISHKEVDRVYDALIGLGLAEVVVIRREIKLTTKGVRYITDATKV, encoded by the coding sequence ATGGCTAGCGTTCCGGTGAAAATTGAAGACGGGGATCGGTGGGCCGTAGCAAAGGTCTCGATCGAGAAAGACGGGCTGAAGGCATCTGGCGACGTGACGCTGGACATCCCGTACAGGTCCATCATCGATCTGGAAGCAAAAGGGAATATCCTCATCATCACCACAAAAGAGCGGGAGGACCAGCCCTACAGGCTTGCATCGGTGGAAAAAGTGCTGAACGTGCTCAAACGGCAGATCCTCCTCTCCTGCAGCGCTTACCGTCTCAGCACCTTCTTTATGTCCCCGGCGATCAAGGGCGGCGTGCTCGTCCAGAACGCCGTATGGGAAAAAGGAGGGATCGCCGTACTAAAATCCGGGATCTGGTTCTTCTCGCAGGATCACCAGATCTGTGTCCCTCTTTCCGACGTCGCCGCGATCGAACTGACAACGCGCGAGGTCCAGGGCAAAGACCTCGATGTCGTGAAGATCGACCATATTGAGGATACCGACGTCGTCACCAGTTTCGTGCTCTGCCCGCTCACGACACTCCAGGTGCTCTACAATTTCCTCAAGGAATCCACGAAAAGCATGGACATGGACGGTGCCGAACTCGACCCGAAATCTGCGCAGGTCGCCATGCTCGTCTACAGCGGGATGGACACCGCGGCGATCGAGAACATGCTCGCCATCTCGCATAAAGAGGTCGACCGCGTCTACGATGCCCTGATCGGTCTCGGGCTCGCAGAGGTCGTGGTAATACGCAGAGAGATTAAACTGACCACAAAAGGTGTCAGATATATCACAGATGCGACAAAAGTATAA
- a CDS encoding response regulator: MGRILVVDDTLFMRTLLKNILFSGGHTIVGEAENGDDAIAKYQELNPDLVTMDIVMPKKNGIDALKGIKTIDPNAKVIMCTAVGQEQMVKLAVKTGARGYIVKPFQAPKVLEEVKNVLGA; this comes from the coding sequence ATGGGTAGAATTCTTGTCGTCGACGACACACTGTTCATGCGGACCCTCCTGAAAAATATCCTCTTCTCGGGGGGCCATACGATCGTGGGAGAGGCTGAGAACGGCGATGACGCCATCGCAAAATATCAGGAATTGAATCCCGACCTTGTCACTATGGACATAGTGATGCCGAAGAAGAACGGCATCGACGCCTTAAAGGGCATCAAAACGATCGACCCGAACGCAAAGGTGATCATGTGCACCGCGGTCGGCCAGGAACAGATGGTAAAACTCGCCGTCAAAACCGGCGCCAGAGGTTATATCGTCAAACCGTTCCAGGCTCCAAAGGTGCTCGAGGAGGTGAAAAACGTCCTTGGGGCTTGA
- the cheB gene encoding chemotaxis-specific protein-glutamate methyltransferase CheB — protein sequence MIRVLIVDDSIFIRTILKDFLSKSPDIEVVGTASDGVEALSLIDDLKPDVMTLDIEMPRMTGIDLLRKMPDLSHRPKVLMLSSLTSKDASHTRTALALGADDFMLKPQEIFRVRGIQEELVAKIRHLIHIGPAVKQDVSSRGLARKLLIFGSSAGGLQQLDLILSTISPDLDAAVVITQHMPEGFTAALADRFNRICPLPVKESESGCILNAGEVVISRSGVHSIVSTFLTRDGLSGGKIVHSTAPPVHAVRPAIDVTFSTAAKIFGGRTLAVILSGMGNDCGDGAAAVKAAGGQVFACSEEDCLVYGMARSAMKKNSVDRVVPLRRIPDEVQRAITAMEG from the coding sequence ATGATCAGGGTACTCATCGTCGATGATTCAATATTTATTCGCACAATACTGAAAGATTTCCTCAGCAAATCTCCGGACATCGAGGTCGTGGGGACGGCGTCCGACGGTGTCGAGGCACTCTCCCTGATAGACGACCTCAAACCCGACGTGATGACGCTCGACATCGAGATGCCCAGGATGACCGGGATCGATCTGCTCAGGAAGATGCCTGACCTGAGCCACCGCCCGAAAGTGCTGATGCTCAGTTCGCTCACCTCGAAAGACGCCAGCCATACGAGAACGGCCCTGGCCCTCGGGGCAGACGACTTCATGCTCAAACCGCAGGAGATCTTCCGGGTGCGCGGGATCCAGGAAGAACTCGTCGCAAAGATCCGGCATCTCATCCATATCGGCCCGGCGGTCAAACAGGACGTTTCCTCGCGCGGTCTTGCCCGCAAGCTGCTGATCTTCGGCTCCTCGGCCGGGGGGCTCCAGCAGCTCGACCTCATCCTCTCGACGATCTCCCCTGACCTGGACGCCGCCGTCGTCATCACCCAGCATATGCCCGAGGGTTTCACCGCGGCCCTCGCCGATCGGTTCAACCGGATCTGTCCGCTCCCGGTAAAGGAGTCTGAGAGCGGGTGCATCCTGAATGCCGGTGAGGTCGTGATCTCCAGATCCGGCGTCCACTCGATCGTCTCGACATTCCTCACGCGGGACGGTCTCTCCGGAGGAAAAATCGTCCATTCCACCGCTCCTCCGGTCCACGCCGTCAGACCGGCGATCGACGTGACCTTCTCCACCGCGGCAAAGATCTTCGGCGGGCGGACACTTGCGGTCATCCTGAGCGGCATGGGCAACGACTGCGGCGACGGGGCTGCAGCCGTCAAAGCGGCAGGAGGCCAGGTGTTTGCATGCAGCGAGGAGGACTGCCTGGTCTACGGGATGGCGCGCTCCGCAATGAAAAAAAATAGTGTCGACAGGGTCGTTCCTCTCCGGAGGATTCCCGACGAAGTGCAACGGGCGATCACTGCAATGGAGGGGTAA
- a CDS encoding chemotaxis protein CheA, which translates to MEEYRGLFAVESRENNEAIARALLTLEGGEDREIVDEIFRAAHTIKGASASMGFMRLEQLCHSMEDVFDLIRNGELRANASLTDLLLACTDQIDAILDAIEAGRSDDGGTIEELVSALEVWVNETPSEAAEEVPVSNDLPSSEDDVQAPAGGPCYQVLVTLVPDSSMKDVRAMISLSNLEEIGRIVSTNPDKDGIENGKFDRTFEVVLESAAGADAVRMAASGTDIQEVAVRPWTGAAENRKADGVVPKVEHHEKNREIKNIRVDIHLLDQMMNLVEDLVINRGRLKQIAQKNQIKELDEALNMVGRSVSDLQNLMMHIRMIPLNHIFNRFPRVVRDVSQHDNKEVEFIIEGGETELDRSVMDGLNDPLLHLIRNAVDHGIELPAERKAAGKTEKGVLRLSARRDRDNVLIRIEDDGAGIDYGKVRKKAVSRGLYTAEDADALSEDDLIEVLFNPGFSTADAITDISGRGVGLDVVRSAIESLKGSIKVSSTPGKGTCFELVLPPTMAIVDVMMVRINGKRCAIPINNVVEVAMIRRDAIHRVGATRVILLRDEVLPLFTLDDMFGGSNGGDVLVVLQNGHKKCGIVSDVVEGQQEVVVKPLSSLIGICPGVSGVTIPGDGEVVPVLDVNTMI; encoded by the coding sequence ATGGAGGAATACAGGGGTCTGTTTGCCGTCGAGTCGCGGGAGAACAACGAGGCGATTGCCCGGGCTCTTCTCACCCTCGAAGGGGGTGAAGACCGTGAAATTGTTGACGAGATCTTCAGGGCCGCTCATACGATAAAAGGCGCCTCGGCCTCGATGGGGTTCATGAGGCTCGAGCAGCTCTGTCATTCGATGGAAGACGTCTTCGACCTGATCAGGAACGGCGAACTGCGGGCGAACGCCTCTCTCACTGATCTGCTGCTGGCCTGCACCGACCAGATCGATGCGATCCTCGATGCCATTGAGGCGGGCAGAAGCGACGACGGGGGGACCATCGAGGAACTCGTCTCGGCACTGGAAGTCTGGGTCAACGAGACGCCGTCTGAGGCGGCTGAAGAGGTGCCGGTCTCGAACGACCTGCCCTCATCTGAGGACGATGTTCAGGCTCCTGCCGGGGGCCCCTGCTACCAGGTCCTTGTCACGCTCGTCCCCGACTCATCGATGAAAGACGTCAGGGCGATGATCTCACTCTCGAACCTCGAAGAGATCGGCCGCATCGTCTCGACGAACCCGGACAAAGACGGGATCGAGAACGGGAAATTCGACCGCACCTTCGAGGTGGTCCTCGAAAGCGCCGCCGGGGCCGATGCGGTCCGGATGGCGGCATCGGGCACCGACATCCAGGAGGTCGCCGTCCGGCCCTGGACAGGCGCGGCAGAGAACCGGAAGGCCGATGGCGTGGTGCCGAAGGTCGAACACCATGAAAAGAACCGGGAGATCAAAAACATCAGGGTCGACATTCACCTCCTCGACCAGATGATGAACCTGGTAGAGGATCTCGTCATCAACCGCGGCCGCCTGAAGCAGATCGCACAGAAAAATCAGATCAAAGAACTCGACGAAGCCCTCAATATGGTCGGGAGATCGGTCTCGGATCTCCAGAACCTGATGATGCATATCAGGATGATCCCCCTGAACCACATCTTCAACAGGTTCCCCCGCGTCGTCAGGGACGTCTCCCAGCACGACAACAAAGAGGTGGAGTTCATCATCGAGGGCGGCGAGACCGAACTCGACCGGAGCGTCATGGACGGTCTCAACGACCCGCTCCTCCACCTGATAAGAAACGCCGTCGATCATGGGATCGAGCTCCCTGCCGAGCGGAAAGCAGCGGGAAAAACTGAGAAGGGGGTGCTCCGTCTCTCGGCACGGCGCGACCGGGACAACGTCCTCATCAGGATCGAGGACGACGGCGCCGGGATCGATTATGGTAAGGTCAGGAAAAAAGCCGTTTCTCGGGGTCTGTACACCGCGGAGGACGCCGACGCCCTCAGCGAGGACGACTTGATCGAGGTGCTCTTCAACCCGGGCTTCTCGACCGCCGACGCCATCACCGACATCAGCGGCCGCGGCGTCGGGCTGGACGTCGTCAGGTCGGCGATCGAATCCCTGAAAGGCTCGATCAAGGTCTCGTCGACGCCGGGAAAGGGCACCTGTTTTGAACTCGTCCTGCCCCCCACCATGGCGATCGTCGACGTGATGATGGTCAGGATCAACGGCAAACGGTGTGCGATCCCGATCAACAACGTGGTCGAGGTCGCCATGATCAGAAGGGACGCCATCCACCGGGTTGGGGCCACCCGGGTGATCCTCCTGAGAGACGAGGTGCTGCCCCTCTTTACGCTGGACGATATGTTCGGCGGTTCGAACGGTGGCGACGTCCTTGTCGTGCTCCAGAACGGGCATAAGAAGTGCGGGATAGTCTCTGATGTGGTCGAGGGCCAGCAGGAGGTTGTGGTCAAACCGCTCAGTTCTCTCATCGGGATCTGTCCGGGTGTGAGCGGCGTCACCATTCCCGGTGACGGCGAAGTGGTCCCGGTTCTTGATGTAAACACGATGATCTAA
- a CDS encoding chemotaxis protein CheC, with product MKLTDIQSDALGELGNIGAAHAATTLSQMLMTQIDMDVPKISIIDIAECYRCIGEERAALVAFGIKGEVKGEGFIVLYMPQTSAIRLTNTMLGMTDMNREMNEMDQSAIIEIGNIMVSAFLDATAELLGIVMLPSPPSLCMDMAHAGIEAVIAEVAVKTNDVVIFKTNLTSDQYSIDGALLMFPDPDLISEILGLLDALTAQTPV from the coding sequence ATGAAATTAACAGATATCCAGTCGGACGCACTTGGCGAACTCGGCAATATAGGTGCAGCGCACGCAGCAACGACACTTTCGCAGATGTTGATGACCCAGATCGATATGGACGTCCCGAAAATTTCCATCATCGATATCGCCGAATGCTACCGCTGTATCGGGGAAGAGCGGGCGGCGCTTGTCGCTTTCGGCATCAAGGGTGAAGTAAAGGGCGAGGGTTTTATCGTCCTGTATATGCCGCAGACCTCGGCAATACGCCTCACCAACACCATGCTCGGCATGACCGACATGAACCGCGAGATGAACGAGATGGACCAGAGCGCCATCATCGAGATCGGAAACATCATGGTCTCCGCCTTCCTCGACGCCACCGCGGAACTGCTCGGCATCGTGATGCTCCCCTCCCCGCCATCCCTCTGCATGGACATGGCCCATGCAGGGATCGAGGCCGTCATCGCCGAAGTGGCGGTCAAGACCAACGATGTCGTCATCTTTAAAACGAACCTGACCAGCGACCAGTACTCGATCGACGGGGCGCTCCTGATGTTCCCTGACCCCGACCTGATCTCTGAAATCCTCGGCCTCCTTGACGCACTCACGGCACAGACCCCGGTTTGA
- a CDS encoding chemotaxis protein CheD — translation MVEFRPLGMNARFIGIGDYYVGRDPMTTIGLGSCVALVLHNERFAVGAMAHIMLPESKGQVERPGKFADTAVTALLEEIGRYGSRNGSLCAVLIGGANMFGFNDNNLNIGDRNIDAVRRRLREERVSIRMEDVGGRIGRSVVYDPQNHGKITIRRADGSCTDL, via the coding sequence ATGGTGGAGTTTCGACCGCTTGGCATGAATGCACGCTTTATCGGGATCGGCGACTACTACGTGGGCCGCGACCCGATGACGACGATCGGGCTTGGATCGTGTGTGGCGCTGGTCCTCCACAACGAGCGCTTCGCCGTCGGAGCGATGGCCCATATCATGCTCCCTGAGAGCAAGGGTCAGGTCGAACGCCCGGGAAAATTCGCCGATACCGCCGTGACCGCGCTTCTTGAAGAGATAGGAAGATACGGATCGCGCAACGGCAGTCTCTGTGCGGTACTGATCGGCGGTGCGAATATGTTCGGGTTCAACGACAACAACTTAAACATCGGCGACCGGAACATCGATGCGGTCCGCCGGAGATTGAGAGAAGAGCGGGTCTCGATACGGATGGAGGATGTCGGCGGAAGGATCGGGCGCTCGGTCGTGTACGACCCGCAGAACCACGGCAAGATTACGATACGGCGGGCTGACGGCTCATGCACCGATCTCTGA
- a CDS encoding ligand-binding sensor domain-containing protein, with protein MHRSLIAIVLLLAAFSPVSASIVLFQPGTGGIATTSFNDCASGPEGEVFFATSAGLMLYNGTWTVYQAPLKDIPGTLLSNTVLSVEFGPDGVLLVGTSMGLQRFTGSGFETVGTQAELKNPSVIALQRWDDAIWAATPNGNVHRIEGDAWQWYRPFCDGPGCYAVDDMVLDPESSVLYCVSYTDGLWAIGANQTAGFCMVPGNDLPLKGYSDSETDPLGGIYLFNRESVMHYREPDGPEHVLSAGDLGLHVGWINDVSAAPDGSLWIATDYGLFCWADGAVKDHIYRAHGIWSNVIKSVYLDATGRCWFSTQSAIGYYRPENQTMVRIPIAAPVA; from the coding sequence ATGCACCGATCTCTGATCGCCATCGTTCTCCTTCTGGCGGCGTTCTCACCGGTATCTGCATCGATCGTCCTGTTTCAACCGGGAACAGGCGGGATCGCCACCACATCTTTTAACGACTGCGCGAGCGGTCCTGAAGGCGAGGTATTTTTCGCCACCTCTGCCGGGCTGATGCTCTATAACGGGACCTGGACAGTCTACCAGGCCCCTCTCAAAGACATTCCCGGAACCCTCCTCTCGAACACCGTCCTTTCCGTGGAGTTCGGGCCAGACGGCGTGCTCCTGGTGGGCACCTCGATGGGCCTCCAGCGTTTTACCGGGTCGGGGTTTGAGACGGTCGGGACGCAGGCTGAATTGAAGAACCCCTCGGTGATCGCACTGCAGCGCTGGGACGATGCAATCTGGGCCGCAACGCCGAACGGGAATGTGCACCGGATCGAAGGAGACGCCTGGCAGTGGTACAGGCCGTTTTGCGATGGACCCGGGTGCTATGCCGTCGACGATATGGTGCTGGACCCCGAATCCTCGGTCCTCTACTGCGTTTCATATACGGACGGCCTATGGGCGATCGGTGCAAACCAGACCGCCGGGTTCTGCATGGTCCCCGGGAACGATCTGCCGCTGAAGGGATATAGTGACTCAGAAACCGATCCGCTCGGCGGGATCTACCTCTTTAACCGGGAGTCGGTGATGCACTACCGCGAGCCCGATGGTCCTGAACACGTCCTATCTGCCGGGGATCTCGGCCTCCATGTCGGATGGATCAATGACGTCAGCGCCGCCCCAGACGGTTCCCTCTGGATCGCCACCGATTACGGACTCTTCTGCTGGGCCGACGGGGCGGTGAAGGATCACATCTACCGTGCGCACGGCATCTGGTCGAACGTGATCAAAAGCGTATATCTGGACGCCACAGGGCGCTGCTGGTTTTCAACCCAGTCTGCGATCGGGTATTACCGTCCTGAGAACCAGACGATGGTGCGGATCCCCATCGCCGCCCCGGTCGCCTGA
- a CDS encoding CheR family methyltransferase produces the protein MDDFTSLNRTIERIVGIRTSQYKEDYIKRRVLSRMRISGKETFEDYHRFLILDNGEKESLKNALTINVTEFFRDPDVFRAVGQKVLPDVLGTRKKIRIWCAGCATGEEAYSYAILVREYMRMSPVDATIYATDIDRVVLDRAREGVYDIKALKNLTEQQIRRYFTLREDGKYEVKPTLKEIVRFSHHDLMSGVPAARFLDLVSCRNVTIYFNEKQKKDLATLFYEALSQGGYYVMGKTEYLLRESEGLFTPVDSMQKIYGKSPVQ, from the coding sequence ATGGACGATTTCACCTCGTTGAACAGGACGATCGAACGGATCGTCGGGATCAGGACGTCCCAGTATAAGGAGGACTATATCAAGCGCCGGGTCCTCTCCCGCATGCGTATCTCGGGCAAGGAGACGTTTGAGGACTACCACCGCTTCCTCATTCTGGATAATGGGGAGAAAGAGAGTCTCAAAAACGCACTCACCATCAACGTGACGGAGTTTTTCCGGGATCCCGATGTCTTCAGGGCCGTCGGCCAGAAGGTCCTCCCGGACGTCCTGGGGACGCGCAAAAAAATACGGATCTGGTGTGCTGGGTGCGCCACCGGCGAGGAGGCCTATTCCTATGCAATCCTGGTCAGGGAATATATGCGCATGAGCCCGGTCGACGCCACGATCTATGCCACCGATATCGACAGGGTCGTCCTGGACAGGGCACGGGAGGGGGTCTACGATATAAAAGCCCTTAAAAATCTCACCGAGCAGCAGATCCGCAGATACTTTACGCTCAGGGAGGACGGGAAGTACGAGGTGAAGCCGACCCTGAAGGAGATCGTCCGCTTTTCTCACCATGACCTGATGTCAGGCGTTCCTGCAGCACGTTTTCTCGATCTGGTCTCGTGCCGGAACGTGACCATATATTTCAATGAAAAACAGAAGAAAGATCTGGCAACTCTGTTTTATGAGGCCCTTTCGCAGGGGGGCTATTATGTGATGGGAAAGACGGAGTACCTCCTGCGGGAGAGCGAGGGGTTGTTCACCCCGGTAGATTCGATGCAGAAGATCTACGGGAAAAGCCCGGTGCAATAA